One genomic window of Aethina tumida isolate Nest 87 chromosome 3, icAetTumi1.1, whole genome shotgun sequence includes the following:
- the LOC109603278 gene encoding uncharacterized protein LOC109603278, translating to MANQIKWLTIFVLVQIYSSAMANPVKTELSQKDKSLVKQQLQNDDSDRRKRSYYPWSGQIAPLQYESFTHWKPPTYQLSRPYYIPIFGAPGRIPVYYPPQPLLLNPGTPQDNPTFPRQNMYLPPFTTSRPGADSNFDGQSYLPPKTDKPAIEDKFGMDDDAPVWGGNNGQTDKTTTQRPSTMRPTRLPKPQSETLPPLLHVDTDKGTNQLSVDQPELPPPEAPPRQGPSNCVWAIVNCCSVSNPRVVEACFEQRGCPGPFWGKSPCEGDFARAALENTLNYYNPDA from the coding sequence ATggcaaatcaaattaaatggcTAACCATCTTCGTCTTAGTACAAATTTACAGTTCCGCAATGGCGAACCCTGTAAAAACAGAGCTCAGCCAAAAGGATAAATCACTAGTCAAACAACAACTACAAAACGATGATAGCGATCGAAGAAAAAGAAGTTATTATCCATGGTCAGGACAAATCGCACCTCTTCAATACGAAAGTTTCACACACTGGAAGCCTCCAACATACCAACTAAGTCGACCGTATTACATCCCGATTTTCGGAGCGCCAGGAAGGATACCGGTTTATTATCCACCACAACCTCTTCTGTTAAACCCCGGTACTCCACAGGACAATCCAACGTTCCCAAGGCAAAACATGTACTTGCCTCCATTTACAACTTCACGTCCAGGGGCAGACAGTAACTTCGATGGGCAGTCGTATTTGCCGCCCAAAACTGACAAGCCGGCTATTGAGGATAAATTCGGTATGGACGATGACGCACCAGTATGGGGAGGAAATAATGGTCAAACTGACAAAACAACAACTCAAAGACCCTCAACAATGCGACCCACTCGCCTTCCAAAACCACAATCCGAAACTCTTCCTCCTTTGCTGCACGTCGATACTGACAAGGGAACCAATCAACTTTCTGTGGATCAACCCGAACTTCCTCCTCCTGAAGCACCTCCAAGGCAAGGACCCAGTAATTGTGTTTGGGCTATTGTTAATTGTTGTTCGGTCAGTAATCCGAGAGTTGTGGAAGCTTGTTTCGAACAGAGGGGGTGTCCTGGACCATTCTGGGGTAAAAGTCCTTGTGAAGGTGACTTCGCCCGTGCTGCCTTGGAAAATACTTTGAATTATTACAATCCTGATGCTTGa